One stretch of Halichoerus grypus chromosome 8, mHalGry1.hap1.1, whole genome shotgun sequence DNA includes these proteins:
- the PML gene encoding protein PML isoform X7 → MQQEPAPARSPGPQQDPALPHTPTMPPPEPVSEGHQPSPSHSPAEQAMEEEFQFLRCQGCQVEAKCPKLLPCLHTLCSGCLEAPGMRCPICQAPGPLGTDSLALDNVFFESLQRRLSVYRQIVDAQAICTRCKEPADFWCFECEQLLCAKCFEAHQWFLKHEARPLAELRSQSVREFLDGTRKSNNIFCSNPNHRTPMLTSIYCRGCSKPLCCSCALLDVGHSELKCDISTEIQQRQEELDAMAQALQEQDRAFGAVQAHMRSAVSQLGRVRADTEELIHTRVRQLVAHVLAQEQVLLEGVNAQYQRSYEEIAGQLGHLEAVLQRIRLGGSLVQRMKRYASDQEVLDLHGFLREALSRLRQEEPQNLQTTVRTDSFDEFKVRLQELVSCITQGTDAAVPRRTNPEAASTPRDCFDIDPVMMICSSVENHCFEPEETQRAQAQTPGLAETQTMTLVQPVPGVHPVPVHAYSIKDSSCREEVCNTVLPQKRKSCQTECPRKAIKMECEEERETRLARSSPEQPRPSTSKAVSPPHLDGPSSPESPILGGEVFLPNSNHTAGNPGEAGPRLSPDPACTLSPDRHSLLTMLLRNASW, encoded by the exons ATGCAGCAGGAGCCTGCGCCCGCCCGATCCCCGGGTCCCCAGCAAGACCCCGCACTGCCCCACACGCCCACCATGCCTCCCCCGGAGCCCGTCTCCGAAGGCcatcagcccagccccagccacaGCCCTGCGGAG CAAGCCATGGAGGAGGAGTTCCAGTTCCTGCGCTGCCAGGGCTGCCAGGTCGAAGCCAAGTGCCCCAAGCTGCTGCCTTGTCTGCACACGCTGTGCTCAGGATGCCTGGAGGCGCCGGGCATGCGGTGCCCGATCTGCCAGGCGCCTGGGCCCCTAGGCACTGACTCGCTGGCCCTGGATAACGTCTTCTTCGAGAGTCTACAGCGGCGATTGTCGGTGTACAGGCAGATCGTGGACGCGCAGGCCATTTGCACCCGCTGCAAAGAACCTGCGGACTTCTGGTGTTTCGAGTGTGAGCAGCTCCTCTGTGCCAAGTGCTTCGAGGCGCACCAGTGGTTCCTCAAGCACGAGGCCCGGCCCCTGGCAGAGCTCCGCAGCCAGTCGGTGCGGGAGTTCCTAGACGGCACGCGCAAGTCCAACAACATCTTCTGCTCCAATCCCAACCACCGCACCCCTATGCTGACGAG CATCTACTGCCGAGGCTGCTCCAAACCACTGTGCTGCTCGTGTGCGCTTCTGGATGTCGGCCACAGCGAGCTCAAGTGCGACATCAGCACCGAAATCCAGCAGCGGCAGGAGGAGCTGGACGCCATGGCGCAGGCGCTGCAGGAGCAGGACCGCGCCTTCGGGGCGGTGCAGGCGCACATGCGCTCAGCGGTCAGCCAGCTGGGCCGCGTGCGCGCAGACACCGAGGAGCTGATCCACACGCGCGTGCGCCAGCTGGTGGCGCACGTGCTGGCCCAGGAGCAAGTGCTGCTCGAGGGGGTGAACGCGCAGTACCAGCGCAGCTATGAAGAGATCGCCGGCCAGCTGGGCCACCTGGAAGCTGTGCTGCAGCGCATCCGCCTGGGAGGTTCGCTGGTGCAGAGGATGAAGCGCTACGCCTCTGACCAGGAGGTGCTGGACCTGCACGGCTTCCTGCGTGAGGCGCTCAGCCGCCTGCGCCAGGAGGAGCCCCAGAACCTGCAAACCACCGTGCGCACCGACAGCTTCGACGAGTTCAAAGTGCGCCTGCAGGAACTGGTCTCCTGCATCACTCAGGGGACAG ATGCAGCTGTACCCAGGCGAACCAACCCAGAGGCTGCCAGCACTCCTAGGGATTGTTTTGACATTGACCCG GTGATGATGATTTGTAGCtcagttgagaatcactgttttgAG CCAGAGGAGACGCAGAGGGCTCAGGCTCAGACCCCGGGGCTGGCTGAGACCCAAACTATGACCTTGGTCCAGCCAGTACCCGGGGTACACCCAGTGCCGGTTCACGCCTACTCCATCAAAGACTCCTCCTGCAGAGAG GAGGTCTGCAACACAGTCCTGCCCCAGAAGAGGAAGTCCTGCCAGACTGAGTGCCCCAGGAAGGCCATCAAGATGGAgtgtgaggaggagagggagacacgGTTGGCCCGGAGCTCCCCCGAACAGCCCAGGCCCAGCACCTCCAAGGCAGTCTCGCCACCCCACCTGGATGGGCCCTCCAGCCCTGAAAGCCCCATCTTGGGAGGCGAGGTCTTTCTGCCCAACAGCAACCACACAGCCGGCAATCCTGGGGAGGCAG GTCCCAGACTGAGCCCTGATCCTGCTTGCACACTGAGCCCTGACCGACATTCCTTGCTCACAATGCTATTG AGGAACGCATCGTGGTGA
- the PML gene encoding protein PML isoform X9, whose product MQQEPAPARSPGPQQDPALPHTPTMPPPEPVSEGHQPSPSHSPAEQAMEEEFQFLRCQGCQVEAKCPKLLPCLHTLCSGCLEAPGMRCPICQAPGPLGTDSLALDNVFFESLQRRLSVYRQIVDAQAICTRCKEPADFWCFECEQLLCAKCFEAHQWFLKHEARPLAELRSQSVREFLDGTRKSNNIFCSNPNHRTPMLTSIYCRGCSKPLCCSCALLDVGHSELKCDISTEIQQRQEELDAMAQALQEQDRAFGAVQAHMRSAVSQLGRVRADTEELIHTRVRQLVAHVLAQEQVLLEGVNAQYQRSYEEIAGQLGHLEAVLQRIRLGGSLVQRMKRYASDQEVLDLHGFLREALSRLRQEEPQNLQTTVRTDSFDEFKVRLQELVSCITQGTDAAVPRRTNPEAASTPRDCFDIDPVMMICSSVENHCFEPEETQRAQAQTPGLAETQTMTLVQPVPGVHPVPVHAYSIKDSSCREEVCNTVLPQKRKSCQTECPRKAIKMECEEERETRLARSSPEQPRPSTSKAVSPPHLDGPSSPESPILGGEVFLPNSNHTAGNPGEAGRERNASW is encoded by the exons ATGCAGCAGGAGCCTGCGCCCGCCCGATCCCCGGGTCCCCAGCAAGACCCCGCACTGCCCCACACGCCCACCATGCCTCCCCCGGAGCCCGTCTCCGAAGGCcatcagcccagccccagccacaGCCCTGCGGAG CAAGCCATGGAGGAGGAGTTCCAGTTCCTGCGCTGCCAGGGCTGCCAGGTCGAAGCCAAGTGCCCCAAGCTGCTGCCTTGTCTGCACACGCTGTGCTCAGGATGCCTGGAGGCGCCGGGCATGCGGTGCCCGATCTGCCAGGCGCCTGGGCCCCTAGGCACTGACTCGCTGGCCCTGGATAACGTCTTCTTCGAGAGTCTACAGCGGCGATTGTCGGTGTACAGGCAGATCGTGGACGCGCAGGCCATTTGCACCCGCTGCAAAGAACCTGCGGACTTCTGGTGTTTCGAGTGTGAGCAGCTCCTCTGTGCCAAGTGCTTCGAGGCGCACCAGTGGTTCCTCAAGCACGAGGCCCGGCCCCTGGCAGAGCTCCGCAGCCAGTCGGTGCGGGAGTTCCTAGACGGCACGCGCAAGTCCAACAACATCTTCTGCTCCAATCCCAACCACCGCACCCCTATGCTGACGAG CATCTACTGCCGAGGCTGCTCCAAACCACTGTGCTGCTCGTGTGCGCTTCTGGATGTCGGCCACAGCGAGCTCAAGTGCGACATCAGCACCGAAATCCAGCAGCGGCAGGAGGAGCTGGACGCCATGGCGCAGGCGCTGCAGGAGCAGGACCGCGCCTTCGGGGCGGTGCAGGCGCACATGCGCTCAGCGGTCAGCCAGCTGGGCCGCGTGCGCGCAGACACCGAGGAGCTGATCCACACGCGCGTGCGCCAGCTGGTGGCGCACGTGCTGGCCCAGGAGCAAGTGCTGCTCGAGGGGGTGAACGCGCAGTACCAGCGCAGCTATGAAGAGATCGCCGGCCAGCTGGGCCACCTGGAAGCTGTGCTGCAGCGCATCCGCCTGGGAGGTTCGCTGGTGCAGAGGATGAAGCGCTACGCCTCTGACCAGGAGGTGCTGGACCTGCACGGCTTCCTGCGTGAGGCGCTCAGCCGCCTGCGCCAGGAGGAGCCCCAGAACCTGCAAACCACCGTGCGCACCGACAGCTTCGACGAGTTCAAAGTGCGCCTGCAGGAACTGGTCTCCTGCATCACTCAGGGGACAG ATGCAGCTGTACCCAGGCGAACCAACCCAGAGGCTGCCAGCACTCCTAGGGATTGTTTTGACATTGACCCG GTGATGATGATTTGTAGCtcagttgagaatcactgttttgAG CCAGAGGAGACGCAGAGGGCTCAGGCTCAGACCCCGGGGCTGGCTGAGACCCAAACTATGACCTTGGTCCAGCCAGTACCCGGGGTACACCCAGTGCCGGTTCACGCCTACTCCATCAAAGACTCCTCCTGCAGAGAG GAGGTCTGCAACACAGTCCTGCCCCAGAAGAGGAAGTCCTGCCAGACTGAGTGCCCCAGGAAGGCCATCAAGATGGAgtgtgaggaggagagggagacacgGTTGGCCCGGAGCTCCCCCGAACAGCCCAGGCCCAGCACCTCCAAGGCAGTCTCGCCACCCCACCTGGATGGGCCCTCCAGCCCTGAAAGCCCCATCTTGGGAGGCGAGGTCTTTCTGCCCAACAGCAACCACACAGCCGGCAATCCTGGGGAGGCAGGTAGGGAG AGGAACGCATCGTGGTGA
- the PML gene encoding protein PML isoform X10, which produces MQQEPAPARSPGPQQDPALPHTPTMPPPEPVSEGHQPSPSHSPAEQAMEEEFQFLRCQGCQVEAKCPKLLPCLHTLCSGCLEAPGMRCPICQAPGPLGTDSLALDNVFFESLQRRLSVYRQIVDAQAICTRCKEPADFWCFECEQLLCAKCFEAHQWFLKHEARPLAELRSQSVREFLDGTRKSNNIFCSNPNHRTPMLTSIYCRGCSKPLCCSCALLDVGHSELKCDISTEIQQRQEELDAMAQALQEQDRAFGAVQAHMRSAVSQLGRVRADTEELIHTRVRQLVAHVLAQEQVLLEGVNAQYQRSYEEIAGQLGHLEAVLQRIRLGGSLVQRMKRYASDQEVLDLHGFLREALSRLRQEEPQNLQTTVRTDSFDEFKVRLQELVSCITQGTDAAVPRRTNPEAASTPRDCFDIDPHP; this is translated from the exons ATGCAGCAGGAGCCTGCGCCCGCCCGATCCCCGGGTCCCCAGCAAGACCCCGCACTGCCCCACACGCCCACCATGCCTCCCCCGGAGCCCGTCTCCGAAGGCcatcagcccagccccagccacaGCCCTGCGGAG CAAGCCATGGAGGAGGAGTTCCAGTTCCTGCGCTGCCAGGGCTGCCAGGTCGAAGCCAAGTGCCCCAAGCTGCTGCCTTGTCTGCACACGCTGTGCTCAGGATGCCTGGAGGCGCCGGGCATGCGGTGCCCGATCTGCCAGGCGCCTGGGCCCCTAGGCACTGACTCGCTGGCCCTGGATAACGTCTTCTTCGAGAGTCTACAGCGGCGATTGTCGGTGTACAGGCAGATCGTGGACGCGCAGGCCATTTGCACCCGCTGCAAAGAACCTGCGGACTTCTGGTGTTTCGAGTGTGAGCAGCTCCTCTGTGCCAAGTGCTTCGAGGCGCACCAGTGGTTCCTCAAGCACGAGGCCCGGCCCCTGGCAGAGCTCCGCAGCCAGTCGGTGCGGGAGTTCCTAGACGGCACGCGCAAGTCCAACAACATCTTCTGCTCCAATCCCAACCACCGCACCCCTATGCTGACGAG CATCTACTGCCGAGGCTGCTCCAAACCACTGTGCTGCTCGTGTGCGCTTCTGGATGTCGGCCACAGCGAGCTCAAGTGCGACATCAGCACCGAAATCCAGCAGCGGCAGGAGGAGCTGGACGCCATGGCGCAGGCGCTGCAGGAGCAGGACCGCGCCTTCGGGGCGGTGCAGGCGCACATGCGCTCAGCGGTCAGCCAGCTGGGCCGCGTGCGCGCAGACACCGAGGAGCTGATCCACACGCGCGTGCGCCAGCTGGTGGCGCACGTGCTGGCCCAGGAGCAAGTGCTGCTCGAGGGGGTGAACGCGCAGTACCAGCGCAGCTATGAAGAGATCGCCGGCCAGCTGGGCCACCTGGAAGCTGTGCTGCAGCGCATCCGCCTGGGAGGTTCGCTGGTGCAGAGGATGAAGCGCTACGCCTCTGACCAGGAGGTGCTGGACCTGCACGGCTTCCTGCGTGAGGCGCTCAGCCGCCTGCGCCAGGAGGAGCCCCAGAACCTGCAAACCACCGTGCGCACCGACAGCTTCGACGAGTTCAAAGTGCGCCTGCAGGAACTGGTCTCCTGCATCACTCAGGGGACAG ATGCAGCTGTACCCAGGCGAACCAACCCAGAGGCTGCCAGCACTCCTAGGGATTGTTTTGACATTGACCCG CACCCTTGA